A genomic stretch from Halichoerus grypus chromosome 7, mHalGry1.hap1.1, whole genome shotgun sequence includes:
- the ANXA11 gene encoding annexin A11, producing the protein MSYPGYPPPAGGYPPAAPGGGAWGGAGYPPPNMPPIGLDNMANYAGQFNQDYLSGMASNMSGTFGGANVPNLYPGAPGGGYPPIPPGGFGQPPSAQQPVPPYGMYPPPGGNPPSGMPSYPPYPGAPVPGQPMPPPGQQPPGPYPGQPPMTYPGQTPMPPPGQQQPVPSYPGYLGSGTVTPAVPPAQFGNRGTITDAPGFDPLRDAEVLRKAMKGFGTDEQAIINCLGSRSNKQRQQILLSFKTAYGKDLIKDLKSELSGNFEKTILALMKTPVLFDVYEIKEAIKGAGTDEACLIEIFASRSNEHIRELSRAYKTEFKKTLEEAIRSDTSGHFQRLLISLSQGNRDESTNVDMTLVQRDAQELYAAGENRLGTDESKFNAILCSRSRAHLVAVFNEYQRMTGRDVEKSICREMSGDLERGMLAVVKCLKNTPAFFAERLNKAMRGAGTKDRTLIRIMVSRSEIDLLDIRMEYKRLYGKSLYHDISGDTSGDYQKILLKICGGND; encoded by the exons ATGAGCTACCCAGGTTATCCCCCGCCCGCAGGCGGCTACCCCCCAGCCGCACCAG GTGGCGGTGCCTGGGGAGGTGCTGGCTACCCCCCGCCCAACATGCCCCCCATCGGGCTGGATAACATGGCCAACTACGCAGGGCAGTTCAACCAGGACTACCTCTCGGGAATG GCGTCCAACATGTCTGGGACATTCGGAGGAGCCAACGTGCCAAACTTGTACCCTGGGGCCCCCGGGGGTGGTTACCCTCCCATTCCACCTGGGGGTTTTGGGCAGCCCCCTTCTGCCCAGCAGCCTGTTCCACCATATGGAATGTATCCGCCCCCTGGAGGAAACCCGCCCTCCGGGATGCCTTCATATCCGCcctacccaggggcccctgtgccAGGCCAGCCCATGCCGCCCCCTGGCCAGCAGCCCCCAGGGCCCTACCCCGGACAGCCGCCGATGACCTACCCTGGGCAGACGCCCATGCCACCTCCTGGGCAGCAGCAGCCAGTGCCAAGCTACCCAGGATACCTGGGGTCTGGGACCGTCACCCCTGCTGTGCCTCCAGCCCAG TTTGGAAACCGAGGCACCATCACAGATGCTCCTGGTTTTGACCCCTTGCGAGATGCCGAGGTCCTGCGGAAAGCTATGAAAGGCTTTG GGACCGACGAGCAGGCCATCATCAACTGCCTGGGGAGTCGCTCCAACAAGCAGCGGCAGCAGATCCTCCTGTCCTTCAAGACTGCTTATGGgaag GATTTGATCAAAGATCTGAAATCTGAACTGTCAGGAAACTTTGAGAAGACAATCTTGGCTCTCATGAAGACCCCGGTCCTCTTCGATGTTTATGAAATAAAGGAAGCCATCAAG GGAGCTGGCACTGATGAAGCCTGCCTGATCGAGATCTTCGCCTCCCGCAGCAATGAGCACATCCGGGAATTAAGCAGAGCCTACAAAACAG AATTCAAAAAGACCCTGGAGGAGGCCATCCGAAGTGACACGTCGGGGCACTTCCAGCGGCTCCTCATCTCTCTGTCTCAG GGAAACCGGGATGAAAGCACCAATGTGGACATGACGCTGGTCCAGAGAGACGCCCAG gaGCTGTATGCAGCCGGGGAGAACCGCCTGGGAACAGATGAGTCCAAGTTCAACGCAATTCTATGCTCCCGGAGCCGGGCCCACCTGGTGGCAG TTTTCAACGAGTATCAGCGGATGACAGGCCGAGACGTCGAGAAGAGCATCTGCCGGGAGATGTCCGGGGACCTGGAGCGGGGCATGCTGGCCGTGG TGAAATGTCTCAAGAATACTCCAGCCTTCTTTGCTGAAAGGCTCAACAAGGCCATGAGG GGAGCAGGAACGAAGGACCGGACTCTGATTCGCATCATGGTGTCTCGCAGTGAGATCGACCTCCTGGACATCAGAATGGAGTATAAGCGGCTGTACGGCAAGTCGCTGTACCACGACATCTCG GGAGACACTTCGGGGGATTACCAGAAGATTCTGCTGAAGATCTGTGGTGGCAACGACTGA